CTGCAATCATCCTGCTAAAAATGTGACATGttcatgttttctgtctgaATTCCACCGCGGAGCTGAGACGAACAGCTGCCTGGAAAATATTCCAAACACCATTAAAGGAAAGTTAGTAATGCTGATGCTTTAATCTTATTTATCCTGGATCCTATTTGGGAAAACTAACCGCAAGGCCAGAAAAGTCTCTGACAAAGCCAGCTCTAGCAGCCAAGTCATGAACTAAATCGCACATGATGTCAGGCCAGGAAATGCCTGATTTCTCTCCATTCAAAATATGCAGCTTCCTCGGAGGATTTTCTCCTGCTTACCTTCCAGGCTGCTCTCCTCGCCCTGCGTCGACGGTAGAGGCGGTGTGAGAGGCTGCCTGCTGCCTgaagctgacacacacacacacacacacacacacacacagagatcaGAAGTCAGTTTCACAGATACCCAACACCTTTACACCTCTCCGCCCTGCAACGCAGTAACAGAAGCTCAGCTGATCCCGTTCCTCCTCTCAGACTCCGCTGACCTCCATAAAGCTCATGGTTCTGGAATAATATAATGGCTTTAGCTTAAGCATCGCTGATGTTTCTTCTACCATCATGGTTTTAAAGAGTTGGCCCGAGCTTATCCTCCGGGGCCTTTGTGGAGTCGTCCGAAAACAAAGACAATAACAGAATAATGAGGAGCCTGGTGAAGGGGAACTGTAAAATACCAGATGGACGTTCACTGGAGGACTCTGGAGCGTGTtagcaacagaaataaaaattcATTACAGTTATAATCGTTACTGTCACAATTGAAGGGTGTGCCTTAAAGCGAGCTATTTACTTGTTTTTTGTGACGTAaggtgcattttatttttatagatGAAAcctgtttttccctcttccaGAGTGTAAACTTTGAAACTCATTACTTTGACTGTTTTATCGAGGTCGACTGGAGACCAGCATCCGTAGAGCAACTAAAACGAGGCATAATCGATATATTGGGGTATTGCCATCACAGAAAACCTCAGGTGGATACAAAATTAATGACTCCTCTCACGGTTCCCAGCAGCGTTACTGTTACTTCGTGTTACTGTTACTTATGCTTAAGTgttactttatttatttctgtggaGGAGATGTAaagtctgaaaatgttccttgaCATCATCTTTATGCTATTTTTTCACCTGTACCTCCCATGCTCTCATTCACTGGTCATCTTAATTCCATCCAAAATTCAAATCCCGGGATGAGTCGACTAGATCTCAGCAGGGGTTATTCGGGTCTTTGGCGTAACCTCGGGACAAGAGCGTCACCTTGAGCTGGTGCTTCTGTCGCCCTGAGAACTCCGCCGTCGACAGGAACCGAGGCAGCCACGTCTTCTCAATGTGGCTCCTGACgatgtcctgcagctccaggacgaCGGGGTCCGAGGGGGGATCCAGCTGCAGACGCTCCAGTCCACCCGCGAGATGCAAtagctgcacgtgcacgcaaaCGCACACAAAATCAGAGACAGGCGGCAGTGGTGCGTCTGGTTTTAATGCTGAAGATGAGCGAGTGTACATGGCTGTCGATTTGTGTTGAGCAACATGAAGAACatatgaggaggatgagggtaAACGCCAAAGGAAAACTGCCCACAGTGGGAGACTCGACCCAAGACTCCCGACTCCTGCtgtgctcttcatcatctccatcaGGCCCGCAGTTCTCTTCATCTCCCCGTCTGCTTTCTGTCTTCATGCATCGACCTGGCTGCGTCTCCacggttttttttttacgtccCCTTTATATTTCTTCTCATCTACTTTTGCACACATTCGCACtgacactccctcacacacacgcggttCAGAAATGAGAACCAGTCGAGGCAGTGGAGCCGGCAGATGAAAGGAAGCCCGTCTGTGACTTGTATGACTGAGTGATTGAAGGAGTGAAGGGCCAAAGCAGTAAACCTGTCAGTCTCTCCACATCGCTCACGCAGACAAAAACCAACTctcaccagagctgcagccacatcCAGACTTAGAAGAACTGCAACTGGCATCTTTGCTGAAATCTGCAGTCGCGCTCATTATTTTGATGGTATTTATGGGATGGCGATGACAAAAGGGCCCGCGTGAGAGTTAACCAGACTGATGCACAAACTTTTACAATCACAAGTTGGAAGACAACCAGGTTGAAAAGGGATGAAGCTGATGAGGTCATGTGTGCATGGATCTGCTGGTAATGCTGAGGTGGGCACTGCTCGGTGCGACTCATCTTGGAGTTATCTCTGCTGAGAGAACTTCCTCACGCGATCCAGACGATGGGACGTGGGATAAGCACATCAGGAACCTGCCAAGCTCTCGGTAAAGGGTTCATGTTACCGATTCTAGTGGGGGCAACTCAGAGGGGTAAATTAGGCTGGGGGCttctgtcacacacagacaccttcCTGGTGTCCCGCCTCAGCTCGGCACACATCAAAAACCTTACTCTCATGATGTAAATGCCAGGAGACAACTCATGCTCCTTGTGACTGGAGCTGTTCTTTGTCTTGCTAGATCTGAACCTGCCCCTTTACATAGCATAGTTCCCCCACTGACACCCTGCTGTCAGAAATTTAAGCATGAACACTGCAGGACgcagagaaaagacaaagacaatcatgtgaaaaactgcagcaagctcatttaaaatcaattcCAAATGTGGAGGAACTGATGGGCACCGTGTTTCCGCCTCGCCTGCCTCTTTCCCACAGACTTGACTATAATTTTCAAGacagctttgatttttttccctttataaTAATGCCAAACGTCAGGATTTAAACCACGTGACTTacatcatcctgctgctgtgttgtggCGGGGCTCTCCTGCCCAAAGAAGTAGTTCCCATTGAGGTAATTGTTGGCGATCTGAGACCACCGCTCCTTCTGACCGGTCTTTCTGTACTGCTCAAGATCCAGCCAGCAACTCAAATGGACACTGAGAAGATTCACACGTTCACAAACCGTCATATTCATGTGTCATTCCAGTGTATTACTACCATTGTCCACATGGTGGCGCACACAAGCTCATCAACTCACCCAGCATCCTGATCCTGTAGGAAAGACTTAAAATGGCGGATCTCGTGGTGGTGACGAAACAAGGAATCCAGGCGATAGCCACGGTAACTCGGAGGCACACTGGACCAGAGGTCAGACAGCAGGGGGCCCTCGGCAGAGGACGGTGGAGGCGGCCGTGGTGACCGACggtccttcagctgctgagcaGGTAAagatgaaggaaggaagagaaagcaGATCACGTCACAGCCTCTGTAATGCTGCCCTAAAATCCCTCCGTTCagtttttaataactgcagTTGTGTGTCTTAATGGCTCATAATCGAGTGGAGACTCGTGAAAGCTGCCAGACCTGCTTCAGCTGTAGTTGTGAATCCTCAAACAGACTTTGAAGCTCCTGGTACTCCTGGCTGTTGACAGAGCGCGCatccttccacacacacacctaggcacgcatgcgcacacacacacatacacactatGAAAATATTGGTCACAGTTTGCAAACAGGTACAAGCAGCACACAGAGCTTTCGGACAGTTTTAGAGCACATTAGTGGACCTCGGTGGCACAGGCGTCACCTTTTGGAACGACTCTTTGTCTTTGGTGACCAACCGTGTCCACGGCTCCAGCAGGATGTTCAGCACATGTTGCTCCACCTCGTCAAACAGCTCTTCAAAAGCAGGCATCATTTGGCGGTGAACCTCCGTGCTGATCTCCTCATCAACACCAATGGTCCTCCTCGCGGAGCTGAGGAGATAGGTGGAGTaaaggagctgagaggagaggagaataaaGATGTCACCACCTCCAGAACATTCCTCCACAAACCTGCCATCGCTTCCATCGTCAGCACTCTTCACTGCTCTGACGCGCGATATTCACCGTCTCATCACTGCTGCCGCCACACCACATAAATGTCACCGCTTTAACCTTCTCGGCCACGACACAAGCTAAACGTTTCCCCGGTACCCCGAAGGTTAACTCAAGGGAAAGGGATTTAACAGAGCAGTGGACACGTTATCGGGGAGTCTGACTCACTGATACGAGTAAAAATTcaatcatttctgcagctgtgcatttgtgtgttacTTTGTCCTTGAGTGGGCGAATTTTAGGCTTTCCTAAAAATATATGGACACATCTGCAATGTGAGGACAGCTGGGTTTGGGCATTAAAACTCTAGTTTAAAACAGCCATGAAGACACATCAAATGTGCGTTCAGGTTCTTTGAAAAATGATCTTatctctttaaaaaaagtgcAGACTGTGCATAGACTGTAAAGTTTAccacaaaaatgtcctcactgcaGAGgttcttgtgtgtttgctgaccTGTGCTTCTCTCTGGACTCTGTAAGGATCCAGTCCGTCCTGATAAAACAGCTCACGGTAGTTCTGCAGGTCGGCCCAAAAATGAGCCGCATTCTCCCACAGCTGCAACAACAGGAACCATGATGAATCTATTTATCTAATTACATTTCTACACAGAGAGATGCAGTTGCTTCACACTGGGACCAACACCAGAATGTAACATGAATGATGCTGGGGTACCTGGTTTCCAGATTGTTCACAGAAGGTCGTGAAATATGATCCAGCACAGCCGTCGGCGTTCAGAGCCTCCAACATTGTCTCCATGCATGTGCTGCTCAGCAAGGGACCTCTGCCCCCAGAGAGCTGATGAAACACATACAGcactttaaaatgcagcttCAAAAACCTCTTTTGAGCTATTTTTTCTGTAATTGATTGAAAGCTTAATTACAACCGTACCTGTGTATGGATACTTAGCTGGGCTTGGAGCGTGGCGCTGTCCCGGTGGGCCAGAGAATCAAGGGGTGGCTCTGTGATGAGACGCTGGTCCTTCCCAAACCTCCCGTGAGGGGAGTCGTCAAAGTTTCTCTGGAAACGCTGGGACATCCAGAACCGTGGAGCCCTGGGGGAAGAAAATTACTTGTTTTTTTATAGACATTACTAGCATGTGCCACATCCAGCCTATGCCTAATGTGAATCTTATAAAATAAAGAGCGAGGAGCACTGTCTTGTGATTACACACAAAATTGCCTGACCACATATATACTCTGATCAATGGTAACAAAAGCAATGTAGCAGCTTCTTCCAGTGCAATTCTAAGCGTAGTGTTAAATCTCACCAGTAGTGCAGCAGAGACTCTGTGAGGTTGGGCTGAACGGAGCGCAGGTTCTCttctgtccagcagggggaggtgtTCAGGCCCAGTGGGGAGAGCAGCGCCGCAGGTAAATGGGTGcggctgctgctcagcaggtACCAGCCCCTCATCAAAGCCAAATATCTGATCACATTTGGGAGGATTACAAGCGCAGCAGTAATTAAAGGTGATGGTTAATTTACATCAACAAATTAAAGGTCACCTGTTCTTCCGCTCTCGGTTCTGCACCAGCTTCAATCTCTCTATATCCATCCAGAGGTTAAACGTCTTCTCACCGGGCCTTCCGTGCAAAAACTCCTTAAAGTCATCCAAGCCAGGTCTactaccatggcaacagatgcCATAGAAACAAATATATGGTGCATTTTTCTGCCCCAGGCCCCCACTCCCAGCCTCCAACCGTTGAGCTCTTTCTTCCACTCTCACACCCCCCGTGCCTTCTTGaacttttccctccctcccctcaaGCGTTTCTCTGCAGCCAACAGCTGGAGCTTGACATTCACAGGGTCCGGGGGGGCCGGTGCAGGCTGTCTGttctgctgacctgctgacatcagcagaAGCGGTTGTCTGGTTGGGACCCTCCATCACTGTCTCAGCATTGTTGAACACCCGACTGTCCACTGTGGAAACTAAACACTCATGCTGCAGCTCAACGGACCTGTAACCATGGTTACTGCACTCTTTCTGACGTTCCTCCCTGTTACCAACTGATGGCAGCATTGTGACGAACTTGGGTTCTTGCACTTCCCCA
The DNA window shown above is from Takifugu flavidus isolate HTHZ2018 chromosome 10, ASM371156v2, whole genome shotgun sequence and carries:
- the LOC130532684 gene encoding regulator of G-protein signaling 22 isoform X1; this encodes MWGIPSSDFPLLTASNFEISLASDDLLAHFFNDFLSLPSFQEGLLYNPETRLFEVATDEAELVCRRIRSVLRRSKSQLLTGDPADLCSSPPVDNRYTVTCLDREQGIQWMIRERLPLFLLSDCYSEYRLAKLFQQEFKVFIQRLKFGGRSIQSAPQLRRSSKMNEGNVDMRRLQMCSKSAEDVSVEDSGSGIKDLTCQLPEHERSNITNVGSSSSPEPGAPSSNHPKLHYGEVQEPKFVTMLPSVGNREERQKECSNHGYRSVELQHECLVSTVDSRVFNNAETVMEGPNQTTASADVSRSAEQTACTGPPGPCECQAPAVGCRETLEGREGKVQEGTGGVRVEERAQRLEAGSGGLGQKNAPYICFYGICCHGSRPGLDDFKEFLHGRPGEKTFNLWMDIERLKLVQNRERKNRYLALMRGWYLLSSSRTHLPAALLSPLGLNTSPCWTEENLRSVQPNLTESLLHYWAPRFWMSQRFQRNFDDSPHGRFGKDQRLITEPPLDSLAHRDSATLQAQLSIHTQLSGGRGPLLSSTCMETMLEALNADGCAGSYFTTFCEQSGNQLWENAAHFWADLQNYRELFYQDGLDPYRVQREAQLLYSTYLLSSARRTIGVDEEISTEVHRQMMPAFEELFDEVEQHVLNILLEPWTRLVTKDKESFQKVCVWKDARSVNSQEYQELQSLFEDSQLQLKQQLKDRRSPRPPPPSSAEGPLLSDLWSSVPPSYRGYRLDSLFRHHHEIRHFKSFLQDQDAGVHLSCWLDLEQYRKTGQKERWSQIANNYLNGNYFFGQESPATTQQQDDLLHLAGGLERLQLDPPSDPVVLELQDIVRSHIEKTWLPRFLSTAEFSGRQKHQLKLQAAGSLSHRLYRRRRARRAAWKAEGLWMSSSKEILLFRRILLNPTTCLQFQHFVGLKGGFLENDVLFWQEVQRYKNLCHSHSDEATIQQKISTIINCFISSSMPPALQVDVPPEQAQQILKKRRELGPYIFREAQMSVFSQLLKFWPEFQELRKGTQEEQFLPLLQEKRLKHAARVRRRRRKEEEEEEESRRAQEELEGPHSGYSEEEETGDEEGRSEERRLKMQSSKVSATPIKSLSWSYSKYMAALKREEVLLKKQMQASFSSASDSSSDSSVLSGSSKVSHVQSSWRSTDHKRDKVDRK
- the LOC130532684 gene encoding regulator of G-protein signaling 22 isoform X2; the encoded protein is MWGIPSSDFPLLTASNFEISLASDDLLAHFFNDFLSLPSFQEGLLYNPETRLFEVATDEAELVCRRIRSVLRRSKSQLLTGDPADLCSSPPVDNRYTVTCLDREQGIQWMIRERLPLFLLSDCYSEYRLAKLFQQEFKVFIQRLKFGGRSIQSAPQLRRSSKMNEGNVDMRRLQMCSKSAEDVSVEDSGSGIKDLTCQLPEHERSNITNVGSSSSPEPGAPSSNHPKLHYGEVQEPKFVTMLPSVGNREERQKECSNHGYRSVELQHECLVSTVDSRVFNNAETVMEGPNQTTASADVSRSAEQTACTGPPGPCECQAPAVGCRETLEGREGKVQEGTGGVRVEERAQRLEAGSGGLGQKNAPYICFYGICCHGSRPGLDDFKEFLHGRPGEKTFNLWMDIERLKLVQNRERKNRYLALMRGWYLLSSSRTHLPAALLSPLGLNTSPCWTEENLRSVQPNLTESLLHYWAPRFWMSQRFQRNFDDSPHGRFGKDQRLITEPPLDSLAHRDSATLQAQLSIHTQLSGGRGPLLSSTCMETMLEALNADGCAGSYFTTFCEQSGNQLWENAAHFWADLQNYRELFYQDGLDPYRVQREAQLLYSTYLLSSARRTIGVDEEISTEVHRQMMPAFEELFDEVEQHVLNILLEPWTRLVTKDKESFQKVCVWKDARSVNSQEYQELQSLFEDSQLQLKQLKDRRSPRPPPPSSAEGPLLSDLWSSVPPSYRGYRLDSLFRHHHEIRHFKSFLQDQDAGVHLSCWLDLEQYRKTGQKERWSQIANNYLNGNYFFGQESPATTQQQDDLLHLAGGLERLQLDPPSDPVVLELQDIVRSHIEKTWLPRFLSTAEFSGRQKHQLKLQAAGSLSHRLYRRRRARRAAWKAEGLWMSSSKEILLFRRILLNPTTCLQFQHFVGLKGGFLENDVLFWQEVQRYKNLCHSHSDEATIQQKISTIINCFISSSMPPALQVDVPPEQAQQILKKRRELGPYIFREAQMSVFSQLLKFWPEFQELRKGTQEEQFLPLLQEKRLKHAARVRRRRRKEEEEEEESRRAQEELEGPHSGYSEEEETGDEEGRSEERRLKMQSSKVSATPIKSLSWSYSKYMAALKREEVLLKKQMQASFSSASDSSSDSSVLSGSSKVSHVQSSWRSTDHKRDKVDRK